CGCTTTTTCCAAATTGGGCATAATCGCAAGACTCCTCCGAGTAACACCCTACATCCTTGTATTCAATATTTTTAGATTCCAAGTATTTTATAATTTCTTGTTTTAATACGTAGCCGCCATGGTCACTTCCAATTGCAATCATTCATGTCCCTCCGTTTTTTCTTTTTTACTATATCACTTCTACAAAAGCATGGCAAACCATATTTTTACATATTATGTCCAATTTTTAGTATTAGTTTTTGAATCAGATTATGCAAGTTTTCTGCGCAGCTTCTATATTCCTCTAATTGTCCTCCAAAAGGATCTGACACATCTCCAGATTCCTCCACAAATTCTTTTAGTGTAAATATTTTGTCCTTAAATTCCGGAAAATTCATATGCAAATATTGCTTATGATGATTTGTCATGGTTAATATAAGATCCACATCTTTAATATCTTTCAGTTCTATTTGCTTTGACTGATGTGTATCCAAATTCAGGCCATATTCCTTCATAGCCTTACGGGCATATTCACTGGCCCCTGAGGAAAAATATACTGAAATGCCTCTTGAGGCAACCTCTATGTTAAGTGAAGCCTTCATAATTTCATTTCTTGCCAGGATTTCGGCCATTGGGCTTCTGCAAGTGTTGCCAGTGCATACAAACATTATTTTTTTCATCTTTCCTCACCTCTATACTTCAATGATATCATATCCCGCTGCTTTTTGAAGGCGATTCATAATGGCAAATCCAATTTCTTCATAAGAAAAAGCCTCTGCTAAAACCACATCCATGCCTGCTTCATCAAATGCCCTTAAAGTATCAAACAGATTGGCAGCAATCGTTTCCGGATTGCTTCTGTCTCCCACAACAATGATACAGTCTCCCGCATAAGAATCTTTGGTTTGCTCGGTTGCCATAATCCCAACCTTTAAATGCTGGGCTTGTTTTTCTTTTGTTAACTTATTTATGACAGTTATTACTTTAGAGAGTTCTCCCTCTACAATTGTTACTTTGGCTTTAGGTGCATAATGTTTGTATTTCATGCCAGGAGCTTTTGGGGTAGATGTAAGAGCTTTTTGAGAAAGAATAGCCGGATCTACCAGAACTTCCCCAACGGCTTCTTCCAGCATCTCTTTTGTAATGCCGCCGGGCCTTAAAATAACAGGGATATCTCCTGTGACATCCACCACTGTAGACTCTAATCCCACCAAAACAGGGCCTCCATCCAGGATCATTTCAATTTTTCCATTTAAGTCTTCTATAACATGGGATGCTTTTGTGGGACTTGGCTTTCCGGATGTATTCGCCGAAGGAGCAGCAATGGGAACTCCGGCAGTTTCAATCAGTGCTCTGGCTATTTTATTTTGGGGTAATCTTATGGCAACAGTGGAAAGTCCCGCCGTAATAGAATATGGAATAATATTTGATTTTGGGAATATAAGCGTTAATGGCCCCGGCCAAAAAGCGTCCATTAGGATCTGTGCCTTCTTAGGGATATATTCTACCAGTTTGGGCAATTCTTCTTTAGATGCAATATGTACAATAAGGGGATTATCTGAAGGTCTCCCTTTAGCTTCAAATATTTTTTTAACAGATGTTTCATCCAGTGCATTGGCACCCAATCCATAAACAGTTTCTGTAGGAAATGCAACCAATCCACCAGACTGTATGATCTGGGCTGCTTCTTTTATGATCCATTCATCTGGGTTTTCTGAGTTGAGAGTTTTAATGATGGTGTTCATAGTTTTTCCTTCCTAAAATTTAATGCTTTTCAAAATTTATTGTACCCTTATTATATAACAAAATGCAATTATAATTTCATAAAATAAGAGAGAAGTATGACGATAAAATAATACATGATATTGATTATGCATTATTTTGACTAAACTAGTAACATTTTGATAGAAGAACCATATATTATAGTAAGAACTATTCCTTGAAAGGAGGTTATCCTATGGCAAACGGAGCAGCTAT
This is a stretch of genomic DNA from Defluviitalea raffinosedens. It encodes these proteins:
- a CDS encoding L-threonylcarbamoyladenylate synthase, yielding MNTIIKTLNSENPDEWIIKEAAQIIQSGGLVAFPTETVYGLGANALDETSVKKIFEAKGRPSDNPLIVHIASKEELPKLVEYIPKKAQILMDAFWPGPLTLIFPKSNIIPYSITAGLSTVAIRLPQNKIARALIETAGVPIAAPSANTSGKPSPTKASHVIEDLNGKIEMILDGGPVLVGLESTVVDVTGDIPVILRPGGITKEMLEEAVGEVLVDPAILSQKALTSTPKAPGMKYKHYAPKAKVTIVEGELSKVITVINKLTKEKQAQHLKVGIMATEQTKDSYAGDCIIVVGDRSNPETIAANLFDTLRAFDEAGMDVVLAEAFSYEEIGFAIMNRLQKAAGYDIIEV
- a CDS encoding low molecular weight protein arginine phosphatase, translated to MKKIMFVCTGNTCRSPMAEILARNEIMKASLNIEVASRGISVYFSSGASEYARKAMKEYGLNLDTHQSKQIELKDIKDVDLILTMTNHHKQYLHMNFPEFKDKIFTLKEFVEESGDVSDPFGGQLEEYRSCAENLHNLIQKLILKIGHNM